The Terriglobales bacterium genome includes the window GATCATCGACGGTATTCATCGCGTCTGAACCATTCCGGAGGAGGTTCAGGATTACCTGCTGAAGCTGGACTCGGTCACCTGTGACAAGCGGGAGGTCGTCGGCAAGCTCACATCGCAAAATTACCTGGTTTCTTTGAAGCTCACTCAATGACAGAGCAGTCACCTCTCTCGTAGCGTCATTCAGATCCACCCGCTCAGCGATGGTGTCTTTCTTGCTGAAGAGTGCGCGCAATCGCGTGATCACATCAGACGCACGGTTGGCATCGCGAATCGTTCGCCGGGCCGTTTCACGCGCACCGTCGACGTTCGGTGGATCCAATGTCAGCATCCGCAGACAGGTGCTGGCGTTAGTGACGATACCTGAGAGCGGCTGGTTCACTTCGTGCGCGATTGACGCCGTCAACGCTCCGAGGCTCGTGACCCTCGCCATGTGCGTGAGTTCGGACCGGAGTTTGCTGAGCGCCTCTTCCGCGAGCTGGTGTTCCGTCACATCCTGGATCGCGCCAATATGCTCCAGCCGCCCATCCTTGTGTCGGATCCCGTAGGACTTCGTGCGTAGGTACTTGACCCGGCCGCCCGGCATCCGCAGCCGGATCCCGTAATCATGGTCGTTAATATTTCTTCGCGCCAGGTCCATTTTTTCGGAGAGCAACGAAATGTCTTCCGGATGGACTCGGCTACCAATCTGCTCGAGCGTCACGGGTACATCGGGGTCCAACTCGAAGATGCGATAGAGCTGCTCTGAAAACGTGATTTCGTCCGTGTCTATACGCCAGGAAAAACTGCCAGTTAAACTGAGACGCTGGGCCTCCGCGAGAAACGCCTCGCTGCGCTTGAGTGCTT containing:
- a CDS encoding ATP-binding protein, coding for EQSQDQLFRPRELCTFLNRWLGDDPQKRYLQERSHIGDEEVSLVSWPLGVQREIGVIVAGSRREGFPRDTEALLLSIAANQALIGLQQARLLSEQKRVADELDQRVAQRTAELAAANEGLRKEVAERKRAEEALKRSEAFLAEAQRLSLTGSFSWRIDTDEITFSEQLYRIFELDPDVPVTLEQIGSRVHPEDISLLSEKMDLARRNINDHDYGIRLRMPGGRVKYLRTKSYGIRHKDGRLEHIGAIQDVTEHQLAEEALSKLRSELTHMARVTSLGALTASIAHEVNQPLSGIVTNASTCLRMLTLDPPNVDGARETARRTIRDANRASDVITRLRALFSKKDTIAERVDLNDATREVTALSLSELQRNQVILRCELADDLPLVTGDRVQLQQVILNLLRNGSDAMNTVDDRPRKLLIRTERDEGDRALLSVKDAGIGFDPQSMDKLFQAFYTTKNDGMGIGLSVSRSIIEQHHGRLWATLNEGSGATFSFSIPYTTNT